A genomic window from Thunnus maccoyii chromosome 2, fThuMac1.1, whole genome shotgun sequence includes:
- the hmx4 gene encoding H6 family homeobox 4, translating to MNKVDAPCRPAASLKFTIDNILNLKTSGRTCDSCHPAGLQDDSATAMRKDGFQSHLEEHGAQQRQDPDSRLKESECSTDCHGATDSVIISRGDPMKATEVRFESGDSSCDDSSSTTTATDPHKGGSPAKKNKMITKKKTRTIFSKRQIFQLESTFDMKRYLSSAERACLASSLQLTETQVKIWFQNRRNKLKRQISTEIDGPVTDFPETGKPVVVGQLPALYKESNLLGRCLLPMPLPVVYPGSSTPYLCFSNASKYFSLYDGDV from the exons ATGAACAAAGTGGACGCACCATGTCGACCCGCCGCCTCTCTGAAATTCACTATTGATAACATCCTCAACCTGAAAACCAGCGGGAGGACCTGTGACAGTTGTCACCCCGCGGGACTGCAGGATGACTCGGCCACGGCGATGCGTAAAGACGGTTTCCAGAGCCACCTCGAGGAGCACGGAGCCCAGCAGAGACAGGATCCGGACAGCAGGCTCAAAGAAAGTG AATGTAGCACAGACTGCCACGGAGCAACGGACTCGGTGATCATCAGCCGCGGAGACCCGATGAAGGCGACGGAGGTGCGCTTCGAGAGCGGGGACAGCAGCTGCGACGACAGCAGTTCCACCACCACGGCCACAGACCCCCACAAAGGAGGCAGCCCcgccaagaaaaacaaaatgatcacGAAAAAGAAAACGCGCACTATTTTTTCCAAGAGACAGATTTTCCAGTTGGAGTCTACCTTCGACATGAAACGCTATCTGAGCAGCGCAGAGCGCGCCTGCCTCGCCAGTTCTCTCCAGCTCACGGAGACCCAGGTGAAAATATGGTTTCAGAACCGCAGGAATAAATTGAAACGGCAAATCTCGACTGAAATCGACGGACCCGTTACCGATTTCCCCGAGACTGGAAAGCCCGTGGTGGTGGGGCAGCTCCCGGCCTTGTACAAAGAGAGCAACCTGCTGGGGAGATGCCTGCTGCCCATGCCTCTGCCCGTGGTATACCCGGGGAGTAGCACGCCTTACCTCTGCTTCTCAAACGCCAGCAAGTACTTCAGCCTGTATGACGGGGACGTATGA
- the hmx1 gene encoding homeobox protein HMX1 codes for MQEKLTDNQTPTSSRASSFFIENLLGTGRNRQDSASDSSRGDAGVETVSNGRVLNSHHADTSAPVPDGSSSTARSPYRDSPLQWYRGGTTALNSRALETPHSPRDNTNSEDHCCSISTSDRGSPAVSESITEGSDETDRKTGDSNLVDDNEDAQNGLDARSEQDASSDPSSTRKKKTRTVFSRSQVFQLESTFDVKRYLSSSERAGLATSLHLTETQVKIWFQNRRNKWKRQLAADLEAAHIPNSTQRIVRVPILYHEGPAPTATLGFNLNGHQVSAPVAGFSNSINYPLSSFAHSMSMLRSQMTGLV; via the exons ATGCAGGAGAAGCTGACGGACAACCAGACTCCCACTTCATCGAGGGCGTCGTCGTTTTTCATCGAGAATCTGCTGGGCACGGGGCGGAATAGGCAGGATTCTGCGTCGGACAGCAGTCGAGGGGATGCTGGTGTGGAGACCGTCTCTAACGGCCGAGTCCTGAACTCACATCACGCCGACACCAGCGCTCCGGTTCCCGATGGCTCCAGCTCCACAGCCCGGTCCCCATACAGAGACTCGCCGTTGCAGTGGTACCGCGGGGGGACCACTGCCTTGAACTCCAGAGCTTTGGAAACACCACACA GTCCAAGGGATAACACAAACTCAGAGGACCACTGCTGCTCTATATCGACCAGTGACAGAGGTTCCCCTGCGGTGTCTGAGTCGATAACGGAGGGCAGCGACGAAACCGACAGGAAAACGGGCGACAGCAACCTGGTGGACGACAACGAGGACGCGCAGAACGGGTTGGACGCGCGGTCAGAGCAAGACGCTTCCTCTGACCCGAGCTCCACCCGGAAGAAAAAGACCCGAACTGTGTTTAGCCGCAGTCAGGTGTTTCAGCTAGAGTCCACCTTCGACGTGAAGCGGTACCTGAGCAGCTCAGAGAGAGCGGGGCTGGCAACGTCCCTCCACCTGACGGAGACGCAGGTCAAAATCTGGTTCCAGAACCGGAGGAATAAATGGAAGAGACAGCTGGCGGCGGACCTGGAGGCTGCACATATCCCAAACTCAACCCAGCGGATTGTCAGAGTCCCCATCTTGTATCACGAGGGACCCGCACCCACTGCAACGCTGGGTTTCAACTTGAACGGACATCAAGTCTCTGCACCCGTCGCGGGCTTCTCCAACTCCATCAACTACCCTCTGTCCTCGTTTGCTCACTCCATGAGCATGTTGAGATCACAGATGACCGGCTTGGTGTAA